From Vicugna pacos chromosome 6, VicPac4, whole genome shotgun sequence, a single genomic window includes:
- the NPC2 gene encoding NPC intracellular cholesterol transporter 2, with protein sequence MRFLAPTFLLLALSASALAEPVHFKDCGSVVGVIKEVNVNPCPTQPCKLHKGQSYGVNVTFASSTQSQSSKAVVHGIVLGVSIPFPIPEPDGCKSGINCPIQKDKTYSYLNKLPVKNEYPSIKLVVQWELQDDKDQRLFCWQIPVQIES encoded by the exons ATGCGTTTCTTGGCTCCCACGTTCCTGCTCCTGGCGCTTAGCGCCTCCGCCCTGGCCGAGCCGGTGCATTTCAAGGACTGCG gTTCTGTGGTCGGAGTTATAAAGGAAGTGAATGTCAACCcatgccccacccagccctgcaAACTGCACAAAGGACAATCTTACGGTGTCAATGTCACCTTCGCCAGTA gtACTCAGTCGCAAAGTAGCAAAGCCGTGGTGCATGGCATTGTGCTGGGCGTCTCAATTCCCTTTCCCATTCCCGAGCCAGATGGTTGTAAGAGTGGGATCAACTGCCCCATCCAAAAAGACAAGACCTATAGCTACCTGAATAAACTGCCGGTGAAGAACGAATACCCCTCT atAAAACTGGTGGTGCAGTGGGAACTTCAGGATGACAAAGACCAACGTCTCTTCTGCTGGCAAATCCCAGTACAGATTGAAAGCTAG
- the ISCA2 gene encoding iron-sulfur cluster assembly 2 homolog, mitochondrial isoform X1, translating into MAAAWGLSLTAAALRAVTPWPRGSRLLAASRRRRALREVSSSPEAGEGQIHLTDSCVRRLLEITEGSEFLRLEVEGGGCSGFQYKFSLDTVINPDDRQGEEGVFEQGGARVVVDSDSLAFVKGAQVDFSQELIRSSFQVLNNPQAQQGCSCGSSFSVKL; encoded by the exons ATGGCTGCCGCTTGGGGCTTGTCCCTAACCGCTGCGGCTCTGAGAGCGGTCACTCCCTGGCCAAGGGGCAG CAGGCTCCTCGCGGCCTCCCGCAGACGTCGGGCTCTTCGGGAAGTGTCTTCCAGCCCCGAAGCTGGCGAAGGGCAGATCCACCTCACCGACAGCTGCGTCCGG AGGCTTCTGGAAATCACCGAAGGGTCAGAATTCCTCAggctggaggtggagggaggtggaTGCTCCGGATTCCAATACAAATTTTCACTGGATACAGTTATCAACCCCGACGACAGGCAAGGAGAAGAGGG GGTATTTGAACAGGGTGGGGCAAGAGTGGTGGTTGACTCTGATAGCTTGGCCTTCGTAAAAGGGGCCCAGGTGGACTTCAGCCAAGAACTGATCCGAAGCTCATTTCAAGTGTTGAACAACCCTCAAGCTCAGCAAGGCTGCTCCTGTGGGTCATCCTTCTCTGTCAAACTTTGA
- the ISCA2 gene encoding iron-sulfur cluster assembly 2 homolog, mitochondrial isoform X3, with the protein MAAAWGLSLTAAALRAVTPWPRGSRLLAASRRRRALREVSSSPEAGEGQIHLTDSCVRRLLEITEGSEFLRLEVEGGGCSGFQYKFSLDTVINPDDRVFEQGGARVVVDSDSLAFVKGAQVDFSQELIRSSFQVLNNPQAQQGCSCGSSFSVKL; encoded by the exons ATGGCTGCCGCTTGGGGCTTGTCCCTAACCGCTGCGGCTCTGAGAGCGGTCACTCCCTGGCCAAGGGGCAG CAGGCTCCTCGCGGCCTCCCGCAGACGTCGGGCTCTTCGGGAAGTGTCTTCCAGCCCCGAAGCTGGCGAAGGGCAGATCCACCTCACCGACAGCTGCGTCCGG AGGCTTCTGGAAATCACCGAAGGGTCAGAATTCCTCAggctggaggtggagggaggtggaTGCTCCGGATTCCAATACAAATTTTCACTGGATACAGTTATCAACCCCGACGACAG GGTATTTGAACAGGGTGGGGCAAGAGTGGTGGTTGACTCTGATAGCTTGGCCTTCGTAAAAGGGGCCCAGGTGGACTTCAGCCAAGAACTGATCCGAAGCTCATTTCAAGTGTTGAACAACCCTCAAGCTCAGCAAGGCTGCTCCTGTGGGTCATCCTTCTCTGTCAAACTTTGA
- the ISCA2 gene encoding iron-sulfur cluster assembly 2 homolog, mitochondrial isoform X4, which produces MAAAWGLSLTAAALRAVTPWPRGRLLAASRRRRALREVSSSPEAGEGQIHLTDSCVRRLLEITEGSEFLRLEVEGGGCSGFQYKFSLDTVINPDDRVFEQGGARVVVDSDSLAFVKGAQVDFSQELIRSSFQVLNNPQAQQGCSCGSSFSVKL; this is translated from the exons ATGGCTGCCGCTTGGGGCTTGTCCCTAACCGCTGCGGCTCTGAGAGCGGTCACTCCCTGGCCAAGGGGCAG GCTCCTCGCGGCCTCCCGCAGACGTCGGGCTCTTCGGGAAGTGTCTTCCAGCCCCGAAGCTGGCGAAGGGCAGATCCACCTCACCGACAGCTGCGTCCGG AGGCTTCTGGAAATCACCGAAGGGTCAGAATTCCTCAggctggaggtggagggaggtggaTGCTCCGGATTCCAATACAAATTTTCACTGGATACAGTTATCAACCCCGACGACAG GGTATTTGAACAGGGTGGGGCAAGAGTGGTGGTTGACTCTGATAGCTTGGCCTTCGTAAAAGGGGCCCAGGTGGACTTCAGCCAAGAACTGATCCGAAGCTCATTTCAAGTGTTGAACAACCCTCAAGCTCAGCAAGGCTGCTCCTGTGGGTCATCCTTCTCTGTCAAACTTTGA
- the ISCA2 gene encoding iron-sulfur cluster assembly 2 homolog, mitochondrial isoform X2, whose amino-acid sequence MAAAWGLSLTAAALRAVTPWPRGRLLAASRRRRALREVSSSPEAGEGQIHLTDSCVRRLLEITEGSEFLRLEVEGGGCSGFQYKFSLDTVINPDDRQGEEGVFEQGGARVVVDSDSLAFVKGAQVDFSQELIRSSFQVLNNPQAQQGCSCGSSFSVKL is encoded by the exons ATGGCTGCCGCTTGGGGCTTGTCCCTAACCGCTGCGGCTCTGAGAGCGGTCACTCCCTGGCCAAGGGGCAG GCTCCTCGCGGCCTCCCGCAGACGTCGGGCTCTTCGGGAAGTGTCTTCCAGCCCCGAAGCTGGCGAAGGGCAGATCCACCTCACCGACAGCTGCGTCCGG AGGCTTCTGGAAATCACCGAAGGGTCAGAATTCCTCAggctggaggtggagggaggtggaTGCTCCGGATTCCAATACAAATTTTCACTGGATACAGTTATCAACCCCGACGACAGGCAAGGAGAAGAGGG GGTATTTGAACAGGGTGGGGCAAGAGTGGTGGTTGACTCTGATAGCTTGGCCTTCGTAAAAGGGGCCCAGGTGGACTTCAGCCAAGAACTGATCCGAAGCTCATTTCAAGTGTTGAACAACCCTCAAGCTCAGCAAGGCTGCTCCTGTGGGTCATCCTTCTCTGTCAAACTTTGA